AGGAATCAAACAACATAAAACAAAATAATTAAAAAATTTTGTCATGATTAAAGACACTATTGTCTAAGAAGCAGTGAATACCACATAATAAAATTCAAAATCAAACAATTCAGACATTTGTAGTTCTGTAACACCCATACAGTTCAAACAGACTGTTGAGATTTTAGACCCTTGTATCTATTTCTGATTGTGACTTCTGTAACACCGGCAGCCTCAGCAAGATCTCTTTGTGTGATAGAGACACCATTTTGCACACATGCCAGATACAGTGCAGTTGCAGCAAGTCCCATTGGATCTTTTCCAGATGACTCATGATTGTCTTGTGCTTCTTGTAGAATTTTAATTGCATATCGCTTTGTTTTCTCAGACATTTGCAAATTACTGGAAATTCTTGCAATACACTGAATAGGATTCACAACAGGCATTTTCAATTCTAATTCGTGAAATAGTAATCGATAACATTTTGCAATGTCTTTACGTCTAACATTTGATGCGTCAGAAACATCTTTTATTGTACGAGGTGTTTCAGCATTTCGACATGCTGCATATAGAGATGCTGCAAGTAGTGCAGATATAGAGCGACCACGAACAAGCCCTTTATCTAATGCCTTTCGATAGATATATGCTGCTTTTTCAACAACACTTGCCGAAATTGTGAGTTTGTCTTTAAGTTTGCTTAGTTCACTTAATGCTTGTCTCAGATTTCGATCTGCAGATGAATGGGATTGACTTCTACTGTCCCAAGTTCTTAGTCGTTCAACAGTAGTTTTCATTGCAGATGAAAGTGGTTTTCCTGAAGAATCACGGTTTACAGGAC
Above is a window of Nitrosopumilus sp. K4 DNA encoding:
- a CDS encoding transcription initiation factor IIB family protein, whose translation is MVLSNFDKSACIRCGKNSIVTDSDTGEHFCTKCGYVISEIVEDSGPEWRSFSKDGGADPTRTGVPTSLTRHDKGLSTIISPVNRDSSGKPLSSAMKTTVERLRTWDSRSQSHSSADRNLRQALSELSKLKDKLTISASVVEKAAYIYRKALDKGLVRGRSISALLAASLYAACRNAETPRTIKDVSDASNVRRKDIAKCYRLLFHELELKMPVVNPIQCIARISSNLQMSEKTKRYAIKILQEAQDNHESSGKDPMGLAATALYLACVQNGVSITQRDLAEAAGVTEVTIRNRYKGLKSQQSV